From the Vibrio alginolyticus NBRC 15630 = ATCC 17749 genome, one window contains:
- a CDS encoding HlyD family secretion protein, with the protein MAAKSLKPVLLSLCALGVASWVGYQFYQAYQPEPIRLQGLIEAQQYSISSKVPGRIDEVMVRKGDDVEKGQLIFTLHSPEIEAKLEQAKAGEKAADALAQEAEKGAREQQIQAAKDQWMKAKAAANLMEKTYNRVNNLYNDGVVAEQKRDEALTQWQAAKYTESAAFQMYEMAKEGARSETKVAAAEKARMASGAVAEVEAYAKDTQIYSWFDGEVSQVLLQSGELAPQGFPVVTVIDTEDAWATLNVREDYLQHFKKGATFDAYLPALNKNVEFKVTHVAVMGDFATWRATDASQGFDLRTFEVEARPAQPEPELRMGMSVVVEL; encoded by the coding sequence ATGGCAGCTAAATCACTAAAACCCGTTTTACTCTCACTTTGTGCTTTGGGTGTTGCCTCTTGGGTTGGGTATCAATTTTACCAAGCCTATCAACCGGAACCGATCCGCTTACAGGGATTAATTGAAGCCCAGCAATACAGCATTTCCTCAAAAGTCCCAGGGCGTATTGATGAGGTAATGGTACGTAAAGGCGACGATGTAGAGAAAGGTCAGCTTATTTTTACCCTTCATAGTCCTGAAATTGAAGCGAAGTTAGAACAAGCAAAAGCAGGTGAAAAAGCGGCGGACGCCTTAGCTCAAGAAGCTGAGAAAGGCGCACGTGAGCAACAAATCCAAGCAGCAAAAGATCAGTGGATGAAAGCCAAAGCCGCTGCGAATTTAATGGAAAAAACCTACAATCGTGTAAATAACCTTTATAACGATGGCGTGGTTGCAGAACAAAAACGCGATGAAGCTTTAACTCAATGGCAAGCAGCGAAATACACAGAAAGTGCCGCGTTTCAAATGTACGAAATGGCAAAAGAAGGCGCTAGAAGTGAAACCAAAGTGGCTGCGGCGGAAAAAGCGCGCATGGCATCAGGTGCCGTAGCCGAAGTAGAAGCGTACGCGAAAGATACTCAGATCTACAGCTGGTTCGACGGCGAAGTCTCTCAAGTTCTACTTCAAAGTGGTGAATTAGCACCTCAGGGCTTCCCGGTTGTTACTGTGATAGATACAGAAGATGCCTGGGCGACACTTAATGTGCGTGAAGATTACCTTCAACACTTTAAAAAAGGAGCAACCTTTGATGCCTATTTGCCTGCCTTAAACAAAAATGTTGAGTTCAAAGTAACGCATGTTGCCGTTATGGGTGACTTTGCAACGTGGAGAGCAACCGATGCTTCTCAAGGTTTTGATCTTCGTACCTTTGAAGTAGAAGCTCGTCCAGCTCAACCCGAACCTGAACTGCGTATGGGAATGAGTGTTGTCGTTGAACTTTAA
- a CDS encoding ABC transporter permease — MTIKISQRHILRRDKWLLSCLTWIPILLAMMIWGVFSAGIARDLPIGVVDLQHSQLSRKLIQSLDASSSLAVNYHYTSASEAKNAMIEGDIYAYAVIPSKFDQDILQHRQPQLSVFYNSQYILVAKLINSAVAQAQGYFDAQVEVMGNLAKGNTTTLAAAGQAVPVSTQITALFNRNNNYAQFLVTAIVPAIWQICIVVSTILILAAHFRIYGGKNGFAFLGEKPYARLTTLLSRYIPVFMAQGALFLYWFYSVLDWPMEGSFVVMLLAQLATVIACIIMGALFFFLSMDPARAMSFAGAFTAPSFAFMGITFPVSDMNTLAYAWRSLLPITHYIEVQVSQASYGASAAQSLSSLWPMIGYVMPLLITAALMGKHRTASSTRQAKEAV, encoded by the coding sequence ATGACGATTAAGATTTCACAGCGGCATATCTTACGACGAGACAAGTGGTTGCTTTCGTGCCTTACTTGGATACCGATTTTGCTCGCGATGATGATTTGGGGAGTGTTCTCTGCGGGCATTGCCCGGGATCTGCCAATCGGTGTGGTTGATCTACAACATTCCCAACTTTCTCGAAAGCTCATTCAATCTTTGGATGCGTCGTCGAGTCTGGCTGTTAACTATCACTACACCAGTGCAAGCGAAGCAAAAAATGCGATGATTGAAGGCGATATCTACGCTTACGCGGTCATCCCATCTAAGTTCGACCAAGACATTCTCCAGCACCGCCAACCTCAACTTTCTGTCTTTTACAACAGTCAGTACATTTTGGTAGCGAAACTGATCAACTCTGCTGTTGCGCAAGCACAAGGCTATTTCGACGCTCAGGTTGAAGTAATGGGCAACTTGGCTAAGGGTAACACCACAACGTTAGCAGCGGCTGGACAGGCTGTACCCGTGTCAACACAAATAACCGCATTATTTAACCGTAACAATAACTACGCACAATTTTTGGTAACGGCTATCGTGCCAGCCATTTGGCAAATATGTATTGTAGTAAGCACTATTTTGATTCTTGCCGCGCACTTTCGCATTTATGGTGGAAAGAATGGCTTTGCATTTTTGGGCGAAAAGCCATACGCCAGGCTCACTACCTTATTAAGTCGGTACATTCCGGTCTTTATGGCGCAAGGTGCGTTGTTCTTGTACTGGTTTTATTCCGTGCTTGATTGGCCAATGGAAGGCAGTTTTGTGGTTATGCTATTAGCACAATTGGCGACGGTTATCGCCTGTATCATTATGGGAGCGTTGTTCTTCTTCTTGTCGATGGATCCTGCACGTGCGATGAGTTTTGCTGGCGCATTTACGGCTCCAAGCTTCGCGTTCATGGGAATTACATTCCCAGTTTCTGACATGAACACGCTCGCTTATGCATGGCGTTCATTATTGCCGATTACCCATTACATTGAAGTACAAGTGAGTCAAGCAAGCTATGGAGCATCGGCCGCGCAATCTTTAAGCTCGCTATGGCCTATGATTGGTTACGTTATGCCTCTGCTCATTACCGCAGCCTTGATGGGTAAACATCGAACAGCTTCATCAACACGCCAAGCGAAGGAGGCGGTATGA
- a CDS encoding ABC transporter permease, protein MTLWQLIKAEFKAVLTNPVVTLTVFGGVVFYSFLYPLPYAQQTPREQTIAIVNLDGSQTSLKLERMVDATPQVNVVTRLHTIADAKQAFLQREITGFLVIPEHFYKDLMLGKSPTLAYAADASYFLVYGTVVEGLAQAGGTLGAQVKVSKMVIDGVPMSMASHNYSAIKLNMKPTFNPTMGYIEYVVPAVFVLILQQTLIMAVGLQTGTQRHGRGYWSQVSTGSLLLARTLVFVAIYYLLGAYYFGFSFERLNVNHIANAGELLAMLFPFFLGCCGLGFWLGYLLPRRELVTLVVLVSSMPLIFLAGFIWPIEAIPTPLLWIADLSPSTWAIKAFLALNQMGATWQQVALHWTALWSLTVLWGSVAYWIAKRSNKPVVTESLG, encoded by the coding sequence ATGACATTGTGGCAACTGATTAAAGCGGAATTTAAGGCCGTTCTAACCAATCCAGTCGTTACGTTGACCGTGTTTGGTGGTGTCGTATTTTACTCGTTTTTATACCCTTTGCCTTATGCACAACAAACGCCTCGTGAACAAACAATCGCGATTGTTAATCTAGATGGTAGTCAGACGAGTTTAAAGCTGGAACGTATGGTTGATGCCACCCCACAAGTCAACGTAGTCACTCGACTTCATACGATTGCCGATGCAAAGCAAGCATTTTTACAACGAGAGATCACCGGTTTTTTAGTCATACCAGAACACTTTTACAAAGACCTAATGCTAGGTAAAAGCCCGACTCTGGCCTACGCTGCGGACGCCTCGTATTTTCTCGTGTACGGAACCGTGGTAGAAGGATTGGCCCAAGCGGGAGGCACATTAGGGGCCCAAGTGAAAGTCAGTAAAATGGTGATAGATGGTGTGCCCATGAGTATGGCTAGCCATAATTACTCTGCTATTAAGCTTAATATGAAACCGACGTTCAACCCAACCATGGGTTACATCGAATACGTAGTGCCGGCAGTATTTGTTCTGATTTTACAACAAACGTTGATCATGGCGGTTGGATTGCAAACGGGAACACAGCGTCATGGTCGTGGCTATTGGTCACAAGTATCAACGGGATCGCTGCTGCTTGCGAGAACGTTAGTATTTGTGGCAATTTATTATTTACTCGGCGCCTATTATTTTGGTTTTAGCTTCGAACGCTTAAACGTAAACCATATCGCCAATGCGGGCGAATTGCTGGCTATGTTGTTCCCGTTCTTTTTAGGTTGTTGCGGACTAGGCTTCTGGCTAGGTTACTTATTACCTCGGCGTGAACTTGTCACCTTAGTCGTCTTAGTGAGCTCTATGCCGCTCATTTTCTTGGCTGGTTTTATTTGGCCGATTGAAGCCATACCTACTCCCTTACTATGGATTGCTGATTTAAGCCCAAGCACTTGGGCGATCAAAGCTTTCTTAGCGCTAAACCAAATGGGGGCAACCTGGCAACAAGTCGCTCTACATTGGACGGCACTTTGGTCACTCACTGTGCTTTGGGGTAGCGTTGCGTACTGGATTGCTAAGCGAAGTAACAAGCCAGTTGTAACAGAGAGCTTGGGGTGA